In a genomic window of Helianthus annuus cultivar XRQ/B chromosome 10, HanXRQr2.0-SUNRISE, whole genome shotgun sequence:
- the LOC110882768 gene encoding uncharacterized protein LOC110882768: MMSERPPGGLPGNTETNPRGHVNAVMTRSGKTTGPNISDSPPITEKVLTDTPDEVQDRLPPASTTQVQEPVKEYTPPVPYPGRLKKQKNEEQYGKFLEMFKQLHINKPFVEALAQMPKYAKFLKDILSIKQKLEDMSCVVMNESCSAILQNRLSTKMGDPGSFTLPCLIGNMSVSHALADLGASINLMPYKVFTKLDLGESSPTRMSIRLADRSIKYPRGFVENMLVKIDKFMFPIDFVILDMDEDSRVPLILGRPFLNTARTIVDVAAGQITLRVNDEHVTFDIKR; the protein is encoded by the coding sequence ATGATGTCGGAGAGACCCCCAGGTGGTCTTCCAGGCAACACGGAGACGAATCCGCGCGGGCATGTAAATGCGGTTATGACCAGGAGTGGCAAGACTACAGGACCCAACATATCGGACTCACCACCGATCACTGAAAAGGTCCTGACTGATACACCAGACGAGGTGCAAGATAGGCTGCCCCCAGCAAGTACAACACAAGTCCAGGAGCCAGTCAAAGAGTACACTCCTCCAGTTCCATACCCTGGCCGGCTGAAGAAACAGAAAAATGAAGAACAATATGGTAAGTTCCTTGAAATGTTTAAGCAACTTCATATAAATaaaccgtttgttgaagccttggcccagatgccgaAGTATGCGAAGTTCTTAAAGGACATCCTCTCGATTAAGCAGAAACTTGAGGATATGTCCTGTGTGGTGATGAACGAAAGTTGCTCTGCAATCCTTCAAAATCGTCTGtccacgaaaatgggagatcctggcAGTTTCACGCTTCCGTGTTTGATCGGAAatatgtctgttagccatgcattggctgatTTGGGAGCGAGTATCAACCTTATGCCCTATAAGGTTTTTACAAAGCTGGATCTAGGTGAGTCGTCGCCTACACGAATGAGCATTCGACTAGCCGATCGTTCTATCAAGTATCCACGTGGATTTGTTGAGAATATGCTTGTTAAGATTGACAAGTTTATGTTTCCCATAGATTTTGTTATCCTGGATATGGATGAGGACTCTAGGGTGCCTTTGATTCTCGGACGTCCATTCTTGAATACCGCCCGGACCATTGTAGATGTAGCTGCGGGCCAGATTACActccgagtgaatgatgagcaTGTGACCTTTGACATCAAGCGGTAG